In the genome of Candidatus Omnitrophota bacterium, the window TTTATCCTCGCATGACAAATCAATAATTAAAGTATGGAATTTTCAATTGAACGAATATACCTTGATATCGCCTGAAATTAAAATCGGAAACAATCCGAGCAAAGATATTTCGATCAATAACCAATATATATTAATTGGAAATGACGCCGATGGCCATACGACGCGAATTGTAAATATAAAAACAGGAGAAATCGTCAAAACCTTGGATTTAAAGGAAGACATGTTAGGATATAATGATAAAGTGAGTCATGCGAAATTTACTCCTGACGGCAAGTACGCCTTAATATGCGTCGATGAAACGGCGTATTTGTACGACGTATCGGATTTAAATTCCAATATTAAAAGCGACGGCAATTTTTAATAAAATTTGGCAATAATACAAAATGGATGGGCCGATTCGTCGGCCCATTTTTTTTTAATTTTATATGGAGCGGCTATGATGTATAGGTTAGCGGCAATAGCGGCGCAAAAGTACGAAGACCCCATATCCGCCGATTTTCGCGATTTGGCGCTCAACGCCATGGAAAAATCCAACGACGCGAGGCCGTGAATAAGGGTCTGGACGATCTTGTGAAATATTCCAACACGCCTGACGAAAATTCTCAAGCGCTGGCGGTGGTGGAAGCTTTGCTAGGGGATGTGGAAGCGAATTCCTACCTCTTCAGCCAGGCTTCGCTGTCCAAGGCCGAGTTTTGAGCGTCAAAGACGCGGCGAAGAGGCCAAACCCCTTTTCAACAGTAGTAAAAGTCTATAACATGTAAAATATATTTACAAATATCCCAAATAATGGAAATAATAATACGGGTAACTATTGACAACGATCTAAATTCTTACTATAGTAAGTAATAGAGGCGTCGATAATATAGTTGAACATGACAACAAACTTCCAGACGAACGCAGGCGGACAAAAAGAGCTGGAGGTGGAAGACAATGACGAGAAAATCGAAAATCCATTTCGGAAACTGCATCGATTGCCAAAGATACGCCCGGTTGGACGGCGAAGAACGCTGCCAGGATTGCGCACGCAAAGAGATCGAACTCGTCGACGCCGCCTGCCATCTGCTTCGAGATAATCCCAAAGCCTCGCGGGACGACATCGCAGAAGCGCTGAACGTCCAGGCGAGCCGGGTGGAAGATTGGATGCGCCAGCGCAAAATCCGCACCGTCGCCGTCGATTTTACCTGCGAACATTGCGGTAAAATCTTGAAGAATTCATTGACCTGCGATTGCCGTCAGGAGATTTCTTCTCCTCCTTCCCCCAAGCCATCCAAAACGCAGCGCATCGTTTTTCTGGAATACAACGCCAAACGATCTCCCAGAAAACGCCGAAAACTGCGTCTGCGATTGTCCGCCGTTATCGGCTAGCCCACCTGGCGGGCTGCGCTGCGCTTAAAGACTGCCCTGTCGTTCTATTCCTTTGAAATATCTCCCCATAGCCCTATTCCAAGGCAATTCCAATTCTGTTATGTTGTTAAAAAATCGAATTAATCCTAATTTTTTGCAAAGGGGCTATTATGAATGGGGAATCCAAACAAAGCTGGGTTTTCGTTTCCATCCTATTGGCGGGACCGATTGCCTTCCTCGCCATGCTCTTGGCGCCTTGTCCCGAAGCGCTTTCCGAAAGCGGCCGCCGGGTGGCGGCGGTGGCGGTTTGGATGTCGATATGGTGGTTGACGGGAATCATCCCCGTCGGAGCGACCGCCTTGCTGCCCTTCGCCCTGTTTCCCTGGCTGAACATCATGAAGGGTGACAAGGCGATCGCTAACTTCGCCCATTGGATGATCTTTCTCATGCTGGGCGGCTTTTTGATGGCGTCGGCGATGGAGCGCTGGAACCTGCATCGCCGCATCGCGCTGGCCACGATCGATTGGATCGGCGCAACGCCCCGGCGCATAGTTCTAGGATTCATGATCGCATCGGGCTTCATATCCTTGTGGATCAGCAACACCGCGACGTCGCTCATGATGCTCCCGGTCGCCATAGCCGTACTCAAAAAATTCCGCGAGATTGCAAATAAAGAAATCTGCGACCGGATCGAACCGGCGCTCATGCTGGCGCTCGCCTATTCCTGTTCCATCGGCGGCGTGGGCACATTGATCGGCACGCCGCCCAACGGCATATTCGTCAGCCAGGCGAGCAGCCTTTATGGGCAGAAAATCGGCTTTTTGGATTGGCTCAAAGTGGGTATTCCCATGATCGTAGTTTTGATTCCCATCGCCTGGTTCTATTTAGTCCGAATCCAATTTCCTCTTCCCTCCCGCGTCGTTTCGGGAAGCGTCGAAGTGATTCGAGAGGAGCGTAAAAATTTGGGGCCGATGAGCCGGGGAGAAATCGGCGCAGCGGTTATCTTCGTTCTAACAGCGTTAGGTTGGATCTTTAGTTATCCCATAACGATAGGCGATCTGACCATCCCCGGCATTGCCACCTATTTCCCCATGGTCAATAGTGAAGCCACTATCGCCATGGTTTCCGCCGTTAGCCTCTTCTCCATTCCGGTGGATATTAGAAAGCGGGAATTTATCCTCGATTTGAAATCCGCGCTGGGCATCCCCTGGGATATCCTCTTGATCTTCGGGGGCGGCATCTGTCTCGCCAACGGCTTTACGGAATCGGGACTGTCGGAATGGATTGCGAAGCAGTTGACGTTCTTAAGCGGTTTCCATCCCTATATCATCGTTCTGGCCTGCGTAGCGACTGTAACTTTCCTGACGGAAGTAACGTCCAATACCGCCTGCGCCACCATCTTCATGCCCATCATGGGCTCACTCGCCGTAGGCATCAACCAAAATCCCTTCTTGCTGATGATCCCTTGCTGCGTAGCTGTTTCTATGGCCTTCATGTTTCCCGTGGCGACGCCGCCCAACGCCGTCGTCTACGGATCGGGTTTTGTTTCCATCCAGCAAATGTCGCGTGCGGGCTTCGCCATGAATTTCATCGCCATCACATTCATCACGCTGCTTTTTTTGACGATCGTCTCTCCCTGGCTTGGAATAGAGTTGAACGCCGTCCCGAATTGGGCTATAAGCCATCCTTAATGGGGACTGGGAGACTGAGGGACAATGAGACTGGGGGACAATATCAGAATATTTTTGTTTTTATCCTGAAAATCCTGTATATCCTGGCCATCCTGATTCTGACAAAAAGAGAGTAACATCCACCCCATCCCGAAACGCTTTAATATTGAAGCGTAACCTATCATTTGAACTAGTAGAGGAGAATCGTCATCCTGATAACTTCGTACTTGTCCGTCGCCAAGGAAACCCTGAAGAGTGAAGCCGATGCCATATTGCAAGTTTCCTCCCGCTTGGGAGATAATATCGATGCGGCGGTGAAAATCATTCTGAACTATCCCGGCAAAACCGTTGTGGCCGGGATGGGCAAATCCGGCCATATCGCCCAAAAAATCGCCGCCACGCTGTGCAGTACGGGAACGCCTTCCGTCTTTCTCCATCCCGCCGAAGCTCTGCACGGCGATCTGGGCGTCTATGAAGCGGGAGACCCTACGATCCTCATTTCAAAAAGCGGAAGCACGAACGAACTGCTGCGTCTGATTCCCCTATTGCGTTCTTTGAAATCGCCCTTAATCGCCATCATTGGTAATTTGGACTCGCCCTTGGCCAGAGAAGCGGATGTAATTCTGGACGCCTGCGTAGAACGTGAAGCGGACCCGTTGGGCTTGGCTCCCACCGCCAGCGCCATAACGGCGTTGGCTTTGGGAGACGCCCTAGCTTCCGCGCTGATGTCCGCCCGCCGCTTTACGGAACAAGATTTCGCCAATTTTCATCCCGCCGGGCAATTGGGACGCAACCTCTGGCTGAAAGTCGCCGACGTCATGCACCCCAAGAACCGCGTCGCCCAAGCCTCTCCAGACAGCGCTTTGAAGGAATTGATTATATCTATGACGCAATACAACTTGGGCGCGGCTTGCGTGCTGGACGAAAACGAGCGGCTCGCGGGCATCATCACCGACGGCGATCTGCGCCGCGCTTTGTTGAATCATGAAGAGACCTGGACGCTGCGGGCGGCCGATATGATGACGCGCTCGCCGGTAACGATCTCTCCCCACGCCGCCCTCAAAGAAGCCCTGCAACTCATGGAAGATCGCCCCTCGCAGATTTCCGTCCTGCCCGTGCTGGAAACATCCACTAACCGCTGGTTAGGATTGATCCGGGTGCACGACATCTATCAACCGATGCTGGTATGATTTTGATTTTTCAATATTTATATCTTGCTTTGTTATCTTTTTAATAGTTTATATAATCGATCTAAAGAATCCTAAGATTGACTTCATGATATCGTAGAGATAAAGTTCTGTAAGCATTTGAAATTCTTGCATTTGCTAATTCGGCGAATTTACGGCGATCATTTCTTAAAAGAAAGCCCCTAAATTTCTCGTGAGGCCATTTTAATCCACGAAACAAATGGGAGGCAAATGATGGCAGAATGGAAATGGAAAGGCGCACGGTGGTGGAAGTTTGATTTCCATGCGCATACGCCGGCATCCAATGATTACGGAAAAGGGCCAAATCAAGCGCAGCTCAAGCAAATAACGCCGAAGGATTGGCTTCTTAATTATATGCGCGCTGGGATCGATTGCATTGCGATAATGGATCACAATACCGGCGCATGGTTTAAACAACTTGAAGAAGCTTTGTCGATTTTAGATAGAGAGAAGCCTGACGATTATCGGCAATTATCTTTATTTCCAGGGATGGAAATTTCCGTTCAAGGCGGCATCCATGTTCTTACGATTTTTGATACTTCAAAAACTACTTCTGATATCGATGCGCTTCGAGGAAGCATAGGTTATCGCGGAACTCCTGGCCATTGCGATGGAGTAACAACAAAATCCTTCGTGGATGTTGTGAATGAGATTGTTTCTGCTGGAGGAATTGCGATTCCCGCCCATGTTGATGAGGATAATGGCTTATTTCAACAAAAAGGAACTACGCTTGCACAGGAATTAGAATGTGATCAAATATATGCAATGGAACTGATTAATCCTGCCTTTCCAAAACCGCAAATCTATAATGATAAGAAATTATCATGGACAGAGGTTCTTGGAACAGACGCCCATCACCCCACTGGAAATGACGGCCAACAATATCCAGGCAGTCGCTTTACATGGGTGAAAATGGAGGAACCTGATATCGAAGGATTGCGGTTGGCGCTTTTAGATGGGGCGCTTTCGATAAAACGCAGCGACCAAGTTACTGGAGATCCAAACCAACACGCCGACTTGGCTATAGAAGAAATCAACGTCTCTATGGCGAAGTATCTAGGACGCGTAAATCCTTTTGCGCTCCAACTGAATCCCTGGCTTAATGCTATAATTGGAGGAAGAGGGACTGGAAAATCAACTCTCGTGGAATTCTGCCGGATTGCGCTTCGACGAGAGAAAGAATTACCTGAGGATTTGGAAATTGAGTTTAAAAAGTATTCCAATGTATATTCTAGTCGCGAGGACTTTGGCCTTCTCACGGAAGAAACGGAAATCATAGTGGTTTACCGTAAAAACGGAACGAAATTTCGAATTCAATGGAGTACTAATGGCAATTTAGAACCAATTCAAGAATATATTAATGACGAATGGCGCCGAGCCGCAGGAGAAATCCAGCATCGCTTTCCAGTTCGCATCTACAGTCAAAAACAGATATTTCATCTTGCCAAAACGCCGCTGGCGTTGCTCAAGGTTGTGGACGAGGCGCCTGAAGTTGATTATCGATTATGGAATGAGCGCTGGCATGAAGAAGAAGCCCGCTTTCTTTCCCTTCGCGCGAAAGCTCGAGAAATCGAAGCGGGATTATCGGAAGAGCCGAGATTATTAGGCGAACTCGATGACGTAAAGCGAAAGTTAACTGTCTTTGAAGAAGCGGGACATGCAGGAGTATTAAAGGATTATCAAAAAAGAAGCCGCCAACAAAGAGTTGTTGAGTTATGGAGCGAAAGTTTGGCAGACATAGGCGACCGGCTCCGCGAAGTTGCCGGAGATATTGTTCCGGATGAACTAGACGAATCGGCATTTGATATTCAATTGCCGGAGGACGGCGAATTAAAGGATCTCGCAGCATCAACAAAACGCCGCATAGATGAAATTAGGAAAAAACTTGAAGAACTTGCATTGGAAGCCGATCATGCTGTTGCCGAATGGCAGAAAAATAAGGATCAATCAAAGTGGAAGCAAGATGTAAACAAAGCAGTTGGCGATTATGAGTATTTACGCAAGAAACTTGAGGAAGAAGGAGCGGGCGATCCCTCGGCTTACGGGGAACTGGTTCAACGCAGACATACTATCGAACAGCGATTGCAAAACCTGCAGGAACGTAAAAATCAAGTAAACGATCTGCGAAATGAATCGAAAGCAAGTCTATCGCGGCTATTGGAAATCCGCCGCTCCCTGACGGAATTGCGCCGCTCGTTCCTTGAAAGCGTATTGACTGATAATCGCTATGTGCGTATTGAAGTCATTCCCTTTGGAGCGAAGGAAA includes:
- a CDS encoding TrlF family AAA-like ATPase, which codes for MMAEWKWKGARWWKFDFHAHTPASNDYGKGPNQAQLKQITPKDWLLNYMRAGIDCIAIMDHNTGAWFKQLEEALSILDREKPDDYRQLSLFPGMEISVQGGIHVLTIFDTSKTTSDIDALRGSIGYRGTPGHCDGVTTKSFVDVVNEIVSAGGIAIPAHVDEDNGLFQQKGTTLAQELECDQIYAMELINPAFPKPQIYNDKKLSWTEVLGTDAHHPTGNDGQQYPGSRFTWVKMEEPDIEGLRLALLDGALSIKRSDQVTGDPNQHADLAIEEINVSMAKYLGRVNPFALQLNPWLNAIIGGRGTGKSTLVEFCRIALRREKELPEDLEIEFKKYSNVYSSREDFGLLTEETEIIVVYRKNGTKFRIQWSTNGNLEPIQEYINDEWRRAAGEIQHRFPVRIYSQKQIFHLAKTPLALLKVVDEAPEVDYRLWNERWHEEEARFLSLRAKAREIEAGLSEEPRLLGELDDVKRKLTVFEEAGHAGVLKDYQKRSRQQRVVELWSESLADIGDRLREVAGDIVPDELDESAFDIQLPEDGELKDLAASTKRRIDEIRKKLEELALEADHAVAEWQKNKDQSKWKQDVNKAVGDYEYLRKKLEEEGAGDPSAYGELVQRRHTIEQRLQNLQERKNQVNDLRNESKASLSRLLEIRRSLTELRRSFLESVLTDNRYVRIEVIPFGAKETIEEEFRRIIQKESEEFKKDIEGLLDNLLMNSSSSSQREEFLNNIKQHIHAIYTDASGFIEVKDARFKKHIKNLLPEAIDRLDLWFPEDSLEVQYSATADGQRFRSIQEGSPGQKTAALLAFLLSYGKEPLILDQPEDDLDNHLIYDLIVTQLREIKQNRQVIVVTHNANIVVNGDAELVCALEARGGESQKECEGSLQKKKVRNTICGIMEGGLEAFKRRYRRIALEKFNV
- a CDS encoding DASS family sodium-coupled anion symporter, which gives rise to MNGESKQSWVFVSILLAGPIAFLAMLLAPCPEALSESGRRVAAVAVWMSIWWLTGIIPVGATALLPFALFPWLNIMKGDKAIANFAHWMIFLMLGGFLMASAMERWNLHRRIALATIDWIGATPRRIVLGFMIASGFISLWISNTATSLMMLPVAIAVLKKFREIANKEICDRIEPALMLALAYSCSIGGVGTLIGTPPNGIFVSQASSLYGQKIGFLDWLKVGIPMIVVLIPIAWFYLVRIQFPLPSRVVSGSVEVIREERKNLGPMSRGEIGAAVIFVLTALGWIFSYPITIGDLTIPGIATYFPMVNSEATIAMVSAVSLFSIPVDIRKREFILDLKSALGIPWDILLIFGGGICLANGFTESGLSEWIAKQLTFLSGFHPYIIVLACVATVTFLTEVTSNTACATIFMPIMGSLAVGINQNPFLLMIPCCVAVSMAFMFPVATPPNAVVYGSGFVSIQQMSRAGFAMNFIAITFITLLFLTIVSPWLGIELNAVPNWAISHP
- a CDS encoding KpsF/GutQ family sugar-phosphate isomerase, with product MSVAKETLKSEADAILQVSSRLGDNIDAAVKIILNYPGKTVVAGMGKSGHIAQKIAATLCSTGTPSVFLHPAEALHGDLGVYEAGDPTILISKSGSTNELLRLIPLLRSLKSPLIAIIGNLDSPLAREADVILDACVEREADPLGLAPTASAITALALGDALASALMSARRFTEQDFANFHPAGQLGRNLWLKVADVMHPKNRVAQASPDSALKELIISMTQYNLGAACVLDENERLAGIITDGDLRRALLNHEETWTLRAADMMTRSPVTISPHAALKEALQLMEDRPSQISVLPVLETSTNRWLGLIRVHDIYQPMLV